Proteins from a single region of Alloscardovia omnicolens:
- the rsfS gene encoding ribosome silencing factor, which translates to MTAFKESIDAARIAAAGADEMKGADIVAFDVSETLGLTDIFLIATGSSPRHVLSIAEEVEKQMHLQLSMNPREREGVEEGQWVLLDFGDIVVHVMDQDSRDFYDLERLWSQCPRIDLQLPERAEDIDDAE; encoded by the coding sequence GTGACAGCTTTTAAAGAATCAATTGACGCAGCTCGTATTGCTGCAGCCGGTGCTGATGAGATGAAAGGTGCAGATATTGTTGCTTTTGACGTATCTGAAACCTTAGGCTTAACTGATATTTTTCTTATTGCCACGGGTTCCTCACCTCGCCATGTATTGTCGATTGCTGAAGAAGTAGAAAAGCAGATGCATCTGCAGCTTTCTATGAATCCACGTGAACGTGAGGGAGTAGAAGAAGGCCAGTGGGTTCTGCTTGACTTTGGCGATATTGTGGTGCACGTAATGGATCAAGATTCACGTGATTTCTATGATTTGGAACGTTTGTGGAGTCAGTGCCCACGCATTGATTTGCAGTTACCTGAGCGTGCTGAAGACATTGACGATGCGGAATAG